In Flavobacterium sp. CS20, a single window of DNA contains:
- the bglX gene encoding beta-glucosidase BglX, whose protein sequence is MYKLEIKLILTVIIATMMSSCETKDSKILSDKTNSIYSEKVDSIISLMTLDEKIGQLNLPATGPITTGSSKSTDVVEKIKEGKIGVLFNLKDPKNIYEVQKIAVEKSRLGIPLIFGMDVIHGFKTTFPIPLGLSCSWDLEMIEKTAKIARSEASANGINWTFSPMVDISRDPRWGRVSEGNGEDPYLGSEIARAMVRGYQQNDLSANNTLMACVKHFALYGAVEAGRDYNTVDMSRIRMYNEYLPPYKVAIEEGVGSVMVAFNEIDGVPATGNKWLLTDLLRDDWGFDGFVVSDYTGIYEMMEHGMGDEYMVTSLALKAGLDMDMAGDSPHIDVAYIKQLKGALDQGKISMEHIDRAVGRVLKAKFQLGLFDDPYKYCSLERAKQETYTQKNRDYARLVGAESMVLLKNKNQLSPLKKSGTISVIGPLAKASNNMPGTWSVSTDHEKAISVWDGLKESVGDQVNLLYAKGSNITKDLDLEKRVTMFGKDIPRDGRTDQQLLNEAIAVANKSDVIIATIGESSEFSGESSSRTNLKIPDVQKDLLNALLKTGKPVVLVLFTGRPLNIVEENKKVPAILNAWFPGSEAGLSISDVLFGDVNPSGKLTMTFPRNVGQLPLFYNHKNTGRPLGNSEGKFEKFKSNYLDVRNEPLYPFGYGLSYTTFKYGDLTLDKTSITKNDELKVSVDITNTGDYDGKEIAQLYIRDVVGTVTRPVRELKGFQKIFIKKGETVTVTFNISVEDLKFYNSNLDFVAEPGVFQVAIAPSSDFEFKKSFELID, encoded by the coding sequence ATGTATAAACTTGAAATAAAATTGATACTTACAGTAATTATTGCAACTATGATGTCTTCTTGTGAAACAAAAGACAGCAAAATATTATCAGATAAAACTAACAGTATTTATAGTGAAAAAGTAGATTCCATAATCAGTTTAATGACATTGGATGAAAAAATCGGTCAATTAAATCTTCCAGCAACTGGTCCTATTACTACTGGTTCTTCAAAAAGTACAGATGTTGTTGAAAAAATAAAAGAAGGTAAAATTGGAGTACTTTTCAATTTGAAAGATCCAAAAAACATATATGAAGTTCAAAAAATTGCTGTAGAAAAAAGCCGATTAGGTATTCCTTTAATTTTTGGCATGGATGTGATTCATGGTTTTAAAACAACATTTCCGATTCCATTGGGATTGTCTTGCTCTTGGGATTTAGAGATGATTGAAAAAACTGCCAAAATAGCAAGATCAGAAGCAAGTGCAAATGGTATTAATTGGACGTTTTCACCTATGGTTGACATATCTCGTGATCCACGCTGGGGAAGAGTTTCAGAAGGAAATGGCGAAGACCCATATCTGGGAAGTGAAATTGCACGTGCTATGGTACGCGGTTATCAACAAAATGATTTAAGTGCAAATAACACATTAATGGCTTGTGTGAAACACTTTGCTCTCTACGGTGCAGTAGAAGCTGGTAGAGATTATAACACGGTAGATATGAGCCGTATAAGAATGTACAACGAATATTTACCTCCTTACAAAGTCGCTATAGAAGAAGGTGTTGGTTCTGTGATGGTCGCGTTCAATGAAATTGATGGTGTGCCAGCTACTGGCAATAAATGGTTGCTGACCGATTTATTACGTGATGATTGGGGATTTGATGGTTTTGTAGTGTCTGATTACACGGGAATTTATGAAATGATGGAGCACGGAATGGGAGACGAATATATGGTGACGTCTCTGGCATTAAAAGCTGGATTAGATATGGATATGGCAGGTGACTCGCCTCATATTGACGTCGCTTATATCAAACAACTTAAGGGAGCTTTGGATCAAGGAAAAATTTCAATGGAGCATATCGATAGAGCTGTAGGTCGCGTACTCAAAGCAAAATTCCAGTTGGGATTATTTGATGATCCATACAAATATTGCAGTCTTGAAAGGGCTAAACAAGAAACATATACTCAAAAAAACAGAGATTATGCTCGACTCGTAGGTGCAGAATCTATGGTTTTACTTAAAAATAAAAATCAACTGTCGCCTCTAAAAAAATCTGGGACAATTTCAGTTATAGGACCTTTAGCTAAAGCCAGCAATAATATGCCTGGAACATGGAGTGTTTCTACAGATCACGAAAAAGCCATTTCGGTTTGGGATGGTCTAAAAGAGTCTGTTGGCGATCAAGTTAATTTATTATATGCCAAAGGAAGTAACATCACTAAAGACTTAGATTTAGAAAAACGGGTTACGATGTTTGGCAAAGATATTCCAAGAGATGGTAGAACAGATCAACAACTTTTAAATGAAGCTATAGCTGTTGCCAATAAATCAGACGTTATTATTGCGACTATAGGTGAGTCTTCAGAATTTAGTGGTGAAAGTAGCAGTAGAACAAATTTAAAAATACCTGATGTGCAAAAAGATTTACTAAACGCACTGCTTAAAACTGGTAAACCAGTTGTATTGGTACTTTTTACTGGCAGACCCCTAAATATAGTAGAAGAAAATAAAAAAGTACCAGCAATTTTAAACGCTTGGTTTCCAGGTAGTGAAGCTGGCTTATCGATTTCTGATGTGCTGTTTGGGGATGTTAATCCATCGGGAAAACTAACAATGACATTCCCAAGAAATGTCGGTCAGCTACCATTATTTTACAATCACAAAAATACAGGACGACCTTTGGGTAATTCGGAAGGGAAGTTCGAAAAATTTAAATCTAATTACTTAGATGTTCGTAACGAACCTTTATATCCTTTTGGATATGGTTTAAGTTACACAACATTTAAATATGGGGATTTAACTTTAGATAAAACATCGATTACAAAAAACGACGAATTAAAAGTATCAGTAGATATTACAAATACTGGAGATTATGATGGCAAGGAAATCGCACAACTTTACATTAGAGATGTTGTAGGCACGGTCACT
- a CDS encoding alpha/beta hydrolase-fold protein codes for MKHLKSVLVLVSVICCSVTMAQNELYEEEFYILDSDTLQYRIMYPNNFSEDQKYPVVLFLHGAGERGSDNKKQLTHGSKLFSDKTNRGAFPAIVIFPQCPKNSYWSNAEVDRSSFPIRLVFPKDKEATKPMQLVVDLMKDLTSKPYVNTNKVYVGGLSMGGMGTFEILSRQPDMFAHAFAICGDGNAELTKNYADKVDMWIFHGAQDNVVNPKGSLKMVEAILENGGKPNFTLYSDANHNSWDSAFAEPNLLTWLFSKSKK; via the coding sequence ATGAAACATTTAAAATCAGTTTTGGTACTTGTGTCTGTTATTTGTTGCTCTGTTACAATGGCTCAAAATGAATTGTATGAAGAAGAGTTTTATATATTAGACAGTGATACGCTGCAATATAGAATCATGTATCCCAACAATTTTTCAGAAGATCAGAAATATCCTGTCGTTCTATTTTTACACGGTGCAGGAGAACGAGGAAGTGATAACAAGAAACAATTAACACACGGCAGTAAATTATTCTCAGATAAAACCAATCGTGGAGCATTTCCAGCAATCGTAATTTTTCCTCAATGTCCCAAAAACAGTTATTGGTCTAATGCGGAAGTTGATAGAAGTAGTTTTCCGATACGCTTAGTATTTCCAAAAGATAAGGAAGCCACTAAACCAATGCAATTAGTTGTTGATTTGATGAAAGATTTGACTTCAAAGCCTTATGTGAATACTAATAAAGTTTACGTTGGTGGCTTATCCATGGGTGGTATGGGAACATTTGAAATCCTTTCTAGACAGCCCGATATGTTTGCGCACGCATTTGCCATTTGTGGAGATGGTAATGCAGAATTGACTAAAAATTATGCTGATAAAGTGGATATGTGGATTTTTCATGGTGCTCAGGATAATGTTGTAAACCCTAAAGGTTCGTTAAAAATGGTTGAGGCAATTTTAGAAAATGGGGGTAAACCAAACTTTACTCTATATTCAGATGCAAATCACAACAGTTGGGATTCTGCTTTTGCAGAACCAAATTTATTAACTTGGCTTTTTTCTAAATCTAAAAAATAA
- a CDS encoding glucoamylase family protein yields the protein MKYLKSILFFVWSAILCISISCNNNSTKNKNNPPNDKPNKGLSNQVDLLNKVQKQTINYFWEGAEPNSGLARERLHMDGVYPTSPKNTVTTGGSGFGLMAILVGVERGWISREEALNRFIKIVNFLEKADRFHGACTHWIDGETGKVYPFSKKDDGGDLVETAFLIQGLLTVAEYYRDGNELEKNLVKKIEKLWKEVEWNWYTKGNEDVLYWHWSPKYGWDMNFPVGGYNECLIMYILASASPSHPISKEVYDKGWARNGNIVSQDSYYGEDLVLDYYQHDDAQIGPLFWAHYSFMALNPHGLSDQYADYWKLTQNQAKIHYKYALDNPKEFEGYGDSLWGLTSSYSINGYYGHRPGKDIGVISPTATLSSFPYTPEASMKFLKNIYKNHDSLIGKYGPYDAFSFEHNWYSPRYLAIDQGPILVMIENYRTGLLWNLFMKNKDVQAGLDKLGFKIE from the coding sequence TCAATTAGCTGTAATAACAATAGCACAAAAAATAAAAATAATCCACCTAATGATAAGCCAAATAAAGGATTGTCAAACCAAGTTGATTTGCTTAATAAGGTTCAAAAGCAAACGATTAATTATTTTTGGGAAGGTGCAGAACCAAATTCTGGCTTAGCTAGAGAGCGTTTGCACATGGATGGTGTATATCCAACCTCTCCAAAAAACACGGTGACTACAGGTGGAAGTGGTTTTGGATTAATGGCTATTTTGGTAGGTGTTGAACGTGGTTGGATTTCAAGAGAAGAGGCATTAAATAGATTTATAAAAATCGTTAATTTTCTTGAAAAAGCAGATCGTTTTCATGGTGCTTGTACTCATTGGATAGACGGAGAAACTGGAAAAGTATATCCTTTTAGCAAAAAAGACGATGGCGGTGATTTAGTTGAAACTGCATTTCTCATACAAGGTCTTCTGACTGTGGCTGAGTATTACAGAGATGGAAACGAACTTGAAAAAAATCTTGTCAAAAAGATAGAAAAACTTTGGAAAGAAGTAGAATGGAATTGGTACACCAAAGGCAACGAAGATGTCTTATATTGGCATTGGTCGCCTAAATATGGTTGGGATATGAATTTTCCAGTGGGTGGCTATAATGAATGTTTAATCATGTATATACTTGCTTCCGCTTCTCCTTCACATCCAATCTCTAAAGAGGTTTACGATAAAGGTTGGGCTAGAAACGGCAATATAGTTTCACAGGACAGCTATTATGGTGAAGACTTGGTTCTTGATTATTATCAACACGATGATGCTCAGATTGGACCTCTGTTTTGGGCTCATTATTCCTTCATGGCTCTCAATCCTCATGGTCTTTCAGACCAATATGCAGATTATTGGAAGTTAACCCAAAATCAAGCAAAAATTCATTATAAATATGCTTTGGATAATCCTAAAGAATTCGAAGGATATGGAGATAGTCTATGGGGACTAACCTCTAGCTATTCCATAAACGGATATTATGGACACAGACCAGGAAAAGACATAGGAGTGATTTCTCCAACTGCAACCTTATCATCATTTCCATATACACCAGAAGCCAGCATGAAATTTTTAAAAAATATTTATAAAAACCACGATTCCTTGATTGGTAAATATGGTCCTTATGATGCATTTAGCTTCGAGCATAATTGGTATTCACCAAGATACTTAGCTATTGACCAAGGACCAATTCTCGTAATGATTGAAAATTATAGAACAGGATTATTATGGAATTTATTTATGAAAAATAAAGATGTGCAAGCTGGTTTGGATAAGTTAGGTTTTAAAATTGAATAA